ctctGCTATGGCATGGGACCTTGGTTTAAGGggaattagctcctcggccaagcccttAGAATCATCAGTGCTGCTGACGCTacgaagcgcagcccctagtaaagaaacatagcccttagtggaactttacgctagaacactacaaccggctgttagaaatgacaaggggACAGTCTCGACACACTgcctatgccaacacacaagccttccccacagacggcgccaattgtaagggcacgatttgtaacgacccgtaacagtgttgggttcacacgtaaaaaggcccaaacaatatcatttatagagcatgggtttgaaaggctaggccttggtcaccagacggtggttttttgtggtgtttatacatagttaaatcgtgttcgccctaggagtctttctccttgaggcgggctgggaggctctggtttttggccatttttcccagccactgctctggattgcttacttttccttttatactcacatgtgttccttatccttcgtccacgtgtaggatcgacttttccaagattgatacttgtcccatcatcCCATATCCAGAGTgattgggggtggttgtaaaagctggagagtatggctctgtcaggtgcagagtattgaatgacagtaagggcagcttttccTGGTCGTTATACCTTCCAGCGTATCCTTCTCtgttgacctagatattttagattttttcaaactgctcctataccgtttttgcccttccttctagtgagacctcggatatgccgaggactaaatcgtcctcggctgtgtccaaaaactattttgtacttgtattaccaagcctgggctataaccttcctcggctcgggccttgggccccaatgaacAAATGGGCCAGGGTtgcaaattattgggccccacataaaTATTCAATAAATAATCTTAAACATATGCCtcgtaattatatatatatatatatatatataatcgaaaTTGAAAAGCCTatctaaaatgtttttttttggctgaatctAAAATGATATTTATGAATGCTATAAAGTATAGCATAATTTTTTGACAAGCTAGggaactaaatttaaaaagaaaaaaaaagtagaaaattatgagcccgtttggtatgtgtgtttaaacaacagtttttagtttttttgaaaatacatgtgggtgaaaaaatgtgtggaaatacgtgtaatattgtttaaaaactgaaaacatgtgttcaaacacatataccaaacaGGGCCTATATCACCATAACaacattttgtttttacaaatGAGGGTGTCTAGACATCTTCAAGTATTTAACTACTCTCTCAAGTGTATGCAGTCTCCTATTCTACATGCACTAGGTTATTACAGGGAGGAATCCCATGGGGGTGGCACTAAGATGTTAGTAAGAGGTTTCAAACTCAAGATCCTATGGATATCATGAGGCCTTAGGAACCACTAAGCCAACAAAACGACATTAATAAATGAACAACTATGAGAGtgtctaattaatttttttttttttttgagaaacgagTGTCTAATTAAATTGAAAAGATAACTTTGaccacaattttatttattgtgaaaaaagagAGGAGGCATGGATTGCCAATAAATTCTAAGTACATGACAAAAGAAGGGAGTCTTAAGTGATTTGTAAAGAATAAAGTGGTTTAAACCACCTTTATTCCTTTCTCCTCAAGATCTCAATCTCCTTGGAGGACAAGCCATTAATGACAATATAGATGCTTTGCTTTCTATCTCTCTagaatccttcttcttttcttttctaagttAACAAGTTTTGAATCTATAAATCTTCTCTAATAAGAGTGCACATGCCTCATACTTTAATTCATTCAAGAAACATATTTGTCGTATCAAAGTTTAAGAAAGGGACGTTGTTTTAGTGTTAGCATCATGTTCCTTTTTGGTTCACTCTATCTGTATGGCCAAACCAAATCTCATCAACAAACAAGCTTTTACTTCaaacaacttttaaaaaataaatttattaaaatgtcttgatcttttttttatttaaaaataaaatattaggttgttttatttttatatagacaAAGTTTGACTATAAAATTAATTGCAACTTTAGGCTTCAACTTCCTATAAAACGTTAACATGTGTGCAATGTACATAACAGGTGTTGAATAAGGACACTAGCTTCTTAGAGGAAGTTGGAGTATATGGCTGCAAAACTTTGTACTTTCAATATAGGAAGAGTAAAAAGATTGAATAAACATTTCATGCCATAAAGCAAAAGTATTGAACTTTCGGGACGTTTGATTGCTTCCATGAAAGAATTAATTcctcaaagaaaagaaggttATCACATTAACCTCTGTTAGTTCCACTTGCTatacttatccaaaaataaataaataaattatacttGCCTTTGCTTAGGATTATACATCTACATAGAAGGCTTAAagaaatctttattttttcttgaaatataataagtaaattaTACTCTTATAATAATATTTGATCATAGAGGATGTTGTATGGATTGAAGATTCCCCTCCCCCAGCTGTGGAGGCTTTGTACTTGGACTAAAACTTCTATTTAATGAAATATgactcttcaaaaaaaaaaaaaattttgatcatGTTTGTATCAAATTACTTGTAACCCAGTATGGAAAACTTTATACTCCTTcaattcaccattttttttataaaaattttatttattttttgtgttttttgtatttgtttttatatactAACAATCCTGGGCTACATAGCCCCTTCCAAATCGCTATCCTTTCCTTTCATTAGTAAACCAATATTCCATTATTATAAagaagtttctcaaaaaaaattccattattATTAAGAAGAAACACATGATATAAAAAATGGTGAATGCAATAAAAATACCTATAAGAGGGTGCAACATGTCTGTGGTATTACTTGGTATGTTCTCCAATCTTAAGAACCACAAAAATGGAGGAGAGTGGTATGGAATAAAATCAAGCCACCCTATGAAGAAAAGAACCTCGAACCACTCACGCCATCCGTGAAGGAAGGAACAATTGACAAAGTTGTTTGGTGATACCTTTTGTGGAGAAGTATGCATGGCTTTGTAATATTATTTGCTTTCACCTGAAGAACTAATGTTCTTTGCGCAAAGCATCATTAGAAGACAACTACAAGGAAAGTATTTAACAAGATAAACCCTTAAGGCTTATAAATATTGATGTTGATATTCTAAGCTGGACACAACAACAACCTGCCTCTCATCACTTTCATCATCCCACAAACACATATAGTATTCctgaaagaaagacaaaaaaaatggCTGAAGGAGCTCTCTTCGACCTTGCCAAGAAAGTCCTTGAAGTGGTGGGTTCCTTAGCTCTCCAAGAGATCAAGTTGGCCCATGGTGTCAAAGCTGAGCTTGAAAATCTAAAGAGCACAGTTTCCACAATCAAAGATGTACTTCTTGATGCTGAAAAGAAGGCTGGTGATAGTGTTGCGGTCAAAGGTTGGCTCGAAAAGCTTAAAGATGTCCTCCATGATGCAGATGACGTGCTGGATGATTTCTCCACTGAAGCTTTGCAACACAAAATGATGGCTGGAAATAAGATGACTAAGGAGGTAcgcattttcttttcaagttcaaacCAGCTTGCTTTTAGTCTTAAGATGGGTCATAGGATAAAGGCAACTAGGAAGAGACTAGATGTCATTACAAATGAAATGATGAAGTTCTCCTTTATAAAAGGCTCCATCGAGCCACAAGTCAAGAATAGGGATAGGGAAACTTATTCTTTTGTACCTAAAGATGAAGTAATTGGGAGAGAGGATGATAaacaagaaattataaaatttcttttgcataCCAATGTTGAAGATAATGTTTCAATTATTCCAATAGTTGGAATTGGAGGCCTAGGGAAAACTACACTAGCTCAACTCATTTACAATGATGAAAATGTCAAAACACATTTTGAGCCGAAGTTGTGGATTTGTGTATCTGATAACTTTGATGTAAAACAAATTGTTAAACAAATTTTAGaatctttaaaattaaaagaagagaGCCATGAAGAAAACCTTGACAATTTACAAAACCACCTCCGAGAAAAacttaatggaaaaaaatactTCCTTGTCCTGGACGATGTCTGGAATGAGGACAGAGATAAATGGCTCCTCTTGAAAAATTTATTAGTAGGTGGTGCAAGGGGAAGTAGGATACTGATAACCACACGTTCTGAAAATGTAGCAAAGATAACTGCCACAAATTCGTGGTATTCTCTAAAAGGTCTGCCTAGAGAAAAGGCTTGGAGTTTGTTTGTAAAAATGGCATTTGAACACGGTCAagaaccaacaaaaaaattctCAGAAATAGGAAATAAGATTGTTGAAAAGTGTGATGGATTACCTCTTGCTATAAGAACAATAGGAAGCCTATTGTATCTCAAAACTTCTGAGATTGAGTGGCAATCATTCTTAGATAATGAACTCTTAAAAATAGGTCAACAAGAAAATAAGGTCTCATCAACTCTTAAGTTGAGTTATGATCATCTTCCACCACACTTGAAGCAATGTTTTGCTTATTGTCGATTGTTTCCAAAAGATGATAGGATTGATGTATACACACTTATTAATCTTTGGGCAGCACAAGGATTTATTGTTTTAGTAGGTCCAAAGCAGCGTTTTGAGGATGttggtaaaaaatattttatggaattACTTTGGAGGTCATTTTTCCAAGATGTAGAAAATGATAAATGGGGCAATATAAAATCGTGTAAAATGCACGATCTCATGCATGATCTTGCAAGTCTTGTGTCTGGAACGGAAAGTGCCATATTAAATTCAAGTGGGGAAAATGATATTGAAAAAGTTCGTCATgtatcatttaattttatggATTCACCAATGCAATTTTCAACCCCCATGCCTAATGGAAGGAAGATACACACAGTTCTAGTATTTCATTTATGGtggaatttgaataatttaaattGTGATGCATTAATTTCAAATTGTAAGTATCTACGTGCATTGGATTTGAGTAATCTACTATTACTTGTAGTGCCACATTCAATTGGAAAATTGAAGCATTTAAGATACCTTAATCTTTCTAGAAATAGAATTGAAATTCTCCCTGATTCCATTACTAAGATGCTGAATTTGCAAACACTGATACTACAATATTGTCGATGGCTTAGAGAATTACCCAAGGGCATTAAAAAGTTGGTCAATCTCAGGTTTCTAGATATTACAGATTGCAGCTACGAATTGACTAATATGCCCCTTGAAATCGAACACCTTACTTGTCTTGAGACTATACTACCAGGGGTTGTTGTGAGAAAGGAAGGTTCTGGGGCTAGCTGTTGTGGTtcgtataagaaaaaaaaggccaagTCCAATGGTGGGCCAAGTCAATTAAAGGAACTACACAACTTGGGGGGACGATTAAGGAGGTATTGTGCAAATCAGATTCCTTCAACCAttcaaattagttagttaggcacattttcaaacaatttagaaaactaacatctcgagtttttgaaactcgagattcAACTTAAAAACCGAGTCTCATAAAATCGCTTTCCATTAGTTCTGCACTGCTGAGGTGGCAAAAATTGCCACGCggatctcgagtcttaaagactcgagtttcGCTTGGCACAAACCGAGTCTATAAAACTCGAGATTTaattataagaataataataatttcaacggatctcgagtcttatagactcgagttTTTCCTGGCGCAAaccgagtctataagactcgagatTTACTTATCCAAACAATGTAGTTAACTTTGAACagaactcgagtctataagactcgagttctgGTGGAACTATTTTGCTACTCCATTCCGTCCACAGTCAAAAACAGATAGTAGTAGTTTTCAAAGTTATTTCCTGGGAATAGATTATTCAGTCCACACTCAGTATCTTCAAACTCTCACCCAAAAACAAAGcatcctcaactctcacccatACACTCAGCCTCACTAACTCTCAcacctctcactctcactcaccacATTGCCTCTCTCACTGCTCTTCCCTCTCAAGAATTTCATATTTCAGGTATGggttttttgatttgattgttattGTAGTTGGGTATTAGTTGTGTATGGGTTTTGCCACTAAGAGAACTTCCCAATGACTTTATGGGTTTTCCAATGACTCCATGTTTTTTCCTAATATAAGATGTTCTTCTTGTAGtatctttttgttgttgatttcaattccatgtttttattggcTTGCATGTCATTTGAgctatatattatttgttatattttctttgatttattaCTAATTCATGTGATTAATCTTAACCATCTtgataaaaatatgtttttgcaTTAGCGATTTtggtgaaataaaaaaaattctgttctCATTGactttattctttttgaggTGTTTCCCTGCATTAATTCTTCTTGATCAAATCTACCAACTAGAACAGAAGTAAACTGTAATTGTTTAATACCATGTATAACCTGATGCACGTACTCTGTCTTGTTGTATTTCACCCAACAATAACGTTTAGTACAATTCATACCACCAAATGATCACTTGTTGTCACCACATCCACCATTACAACCATTACCACTAGAAGCTATTACAACCTCCAATGCTAGAAACTAAAGCAAAAGACTATGGTTGTCTCAATAGAACCTTGGCCTAAGCATGAGCACAATAATGAGAATTAACATTGGCAGCTGAAGTGAGGGTTTCACTAGAAAGAATCTGCTCTTTAAAACCATGTAGATCAGAATCTAAGGCAGACAGTAATGTAGTAATCATATATTCCTCTCAATATCGCTTATGTTGCTTCAAATCATAGCGTGTGTCCAAACTAAATAATTTAaaccatttaatttatttaaggtAATTGATGTAGGCATTTATTTAAGGTATTTAAGGTAATTGATGTAGTTAGCACTTTAGCCACAATCTTATAGACGCTACCAATAAGGCTGATCGGCCTATAATCTTTAGCATCTGAAGCCCCGatattttttggaataaaaGAAACTTCAACAATCAGGCATCCCTCTTCCTCCATTCATTTAGCACCAATAAATGTTTCTTCCATACTGTCACATCTCCAAAAGTCTCCTTACTCCTATTTCTCATATTGTCTTCCAAGGAGTTGAGTTTCGAAGCCAATATATAACTAAGAGACCCATGGTAGTGATAACTCCCCCACCAATTTCTCACTTTATCCACAAAGCCCTCAGTTCttaaccacatattttcaaatgtaaatAAGCCCTTGCCCTTGTTGATATCATTACCATGAAGT
This genomic stretch from Quercus robur chromosome 4, dhQueRobu3.1, whole genome shotgun sequence harbors:
- the LOC126724196 gene encoding putative disease resistance protein RGA4, with amino-acid sequence MAEGALFDLAKKVLEVVGSLALQEIKLAHGVKAELENLKSTVSTIKDVLLDAEKKAGDSVAVKGWLEKLKDVLHDADDVLDDFSTEALQHKMMAGNKMTKEVRIFFSSSNQLAFSLKMGHRIKATRKRLDVITNEMMKFSFIKGSIEPQVKNRDRETYSFVPKDEVIGREDDKQEIIKFLLHTNVEDNVSIIPIVGIGGLGKTTLAQLIYNDENVKTHFEPKLWICVSDNFDVKQIVKQILESLKLKEESHEENLDNLQNHLREKLNGKKYFLVLDDVWNEDRDKWLLLKNLLVGGARGSRILITTRSENVAKITATNSWYSLKGLPREKAWSLFVKMAFEHGQEPTKKFSEIGNKIVEKCDGLPLAIRTIGSLLYLKTSEIEWQSFLDNELLKIGQQENKVSSTLKLSYDHLPPHLKQCFAYCRLFPKDDRIDVYTLINLWAAQGFIVLVGPKQRFEDVGKKYFMELLWRSFFQDVENDKWGNIKSCKMHDLMHDLASLVSGTESAILNSSGENDIEKVRHVSFNFMDSPMQFSTPMPNGRKIHTVLVFHLWWNLNNLNCDALISNCKYLRALDLSNLLLLVVPHSIGKLKHLRYLNLSRNRIEILPDSITKMLNLQTLILQYCRWLRELPKGIKKLVNLRFLDITDCSYELTNMPLEIEHLTYLETILPRVVVRMEGSRGQVKKGHCGSYKEKKAESNGGLSQLKLLHNLGGELRIENLGHGKDEVRECKDANLKDKQHLQELKLLWDRLPDDGETECYDEMSLEGLQPHPNLKALELWNYMGVRIPSWVSSLTNLVKFELERSERLQHLPPLNQLPFLKSFSVVGMEALEYISDEDSVSNVLGASSSSSSSSKTPFFPSLSSLEIRFCPKLKGWWRNSDDNEPHHLLLPSFPPSLSTLEITFFPNLTSMPLIPPSLKNPIILGCPLLRLHEGNSEDCPK